In a genomic window of Syntrophorhabdus sp.:
- a CDS encoding DUF4325 domain-containing protein: protein MAGRTRKRGESVRAFILKTVEDRSRDVVSRATGQFGISRQAVHKHLTFLVNAKLISRTSLGRYQLCTVAEHKRILPVTDGTPEDIVWRGEIRDMLGPLPENALDMWRYGFTEIFNNVAAHSGSESAFVQLRRTALSTKMTIWDRGVGIFDKVLSHMDLIDERHAILEITKGKLTTDPAAHPGHGIFFTARMFDTFSILSKGVLLTHASGDDDDWTVETQQQEGPGTLVTMTLKNDTSRQMRDIYEKFSSQTSPGFSTTVVFAHLAHHGTEKLVSRSEAKRLLERVDQFKVALIDFNRVESIGQAFADEIFRVYPSEHPEVEIREVRTSKEVQDMIDGVRRKTA from the coding sequence ATGGCGGGAAGAACGAGGAAAAGAGGCGAGTCGGTCCGGGCTTTTATCCTGAAAACCGTGGAAGACCGGTCGAGAGACGTTGTCTCGAGGGCGACGGGGCAATTCGGCATCAGCCGTCAGGCCGTCCACAAGCACCTCACATTCCTTGTCAATGCGAAGCTGATCTCCCGGACCAGTCTGGGGAGATACCAGCTGTGCACCGTTGCAGAGCACAAGAGGATACTGCCCGTCACCGACGGGACTCCGGAAGACATCGTTTGGCGGGGGGAGATTCGGGACATGCTCGGTCCTCTCCCGGAGAACGCCCTCGACATGTGGCGGTACGGGTTCACGGAGATCTTCAACAACGTCGCCGCCCACTCGGGCAGCGAAAGCGCCTTCGTGCAGCTAAGGAGAACGGCCCTCTCGACGAAGATGACCATATGGGACCGGGGAGTCGGCATTTTCGACAAGGTCCTGTCTCACATGGATCTCATCGACGAGCGTCATGCCATCCTCGAGATCACCAAGGGGAAGCTCACCACCGATCCCGCCGCCCATCCCGGTCATGGGATATTCTTCACCGCCCGGATGTTCGACACCTTCAGCATTCTCTCGAAGGGCGTGCTGCTCACCCATGCCTCCGGCGATGACGACGACTGGACGGTAGAGACCCAGCAGCAGGAAGGCCCGGGCACCCTGGTGACAATGACACTCAAGAACGACACATCGCGCCAGATGAGGGACATTTACGAGAAATTTTCATCACAGACATCCCCCGGTTTTTCCACCACCGTCGTTTTCGCGCACCTGGCGCACCACGGAACAGAAAAACTCGTCTCCCGCTCGGAGGCAAAGCGCCTCCTTGAAAGGGTCGACCAGTTCAAGGTCGCTCTCATCGATTTCAACAGGGTGGAATCGATAGGCCAGGCCTTCGCCGACGAGATCTTCCGCGTCTACCCCTCGGAACACCCCGAGGTGGAGATCCGGGAGGTGAGGACGAGCAAGGAGGTTCAGGACATGATCGACGGGGTGCGGAGAAAGACCGCTTGA